The genomic window CGATCAGCTCGATCTTCCAGCTTGGCCGAAAAACCCTCCACGACCTTGCTCTTATGCTGCCACACCCGCGTTGCCAGCTGTGAGTTCACCCCAATGTACAGCGTGCCGTTTCCGTTTGCTGGCCAGGATGTAAACGCAGAACTGCTTGTCCATAGCGCCAAACGCCAAACTGGATTCCCGCTTTCGCGGGAATGACGGCCATAACACCGAACCACGTTACCCACAAATTTGTCGCGCACCCCCCAGAGTTCCACGTGGACCTCCGTTAGCGGCCTGGCCTTAAGGGAGTTGTCCACACGGAGCGCCTAACGCCTCGGCCAAGACCAGGGCGAAACCGAGCGCTCCTCGCCACGAACGACTCGCCCCTGCGCGGTCACCTTTGACTGTGCGAACACCATGCACCGTCTCCCTCTCGCGGGGTTGTCAGTACTACGGTAACGCGCGGGCTACATCCCCACGCCGGGGGCTGCCTCGGTGTCTGCTCGTCGGCCTCAGCGACGGCGTGCTTTGCTCTCCAAGAAATCGACCAGCTCGCGTTCGATGTTGCTGCCGCTAACGGCATTGATCTGGCGCACGGCCGAGGGGCTGGTGACGTTGATTTCGGTGAGGTAGCCGCCGATCACGTCGATGCCCGCCATCCACAGGCCGCGGCTGATCAAAGTCGGCGCGATGGCGTCGATGATTTCTTGATCACGGCGCGTGATGCTGGTGGGTGCGACGATGGCTCCTTGGTGGATGTTGGCGAGCTGCAGCGGCCCGCGCGGTATCCGGTTCACCGCCCCCAGCGGGCGGCCGGCGAGCACGAAGATGCGCTTATCGCCCTCGATGACCGCGTCGATGTACTGCTGCACCAGCACAAACTGGCCGCCGAGATCGGGCGGCACGGCTTCGGGGTCGGGCAGAATCACGATGCCACGGCCGCTGCAGTCGGCCAGCGGTTTGAGGATCGAACGGCCGTGGCGGGCAACGAATTCCCGCATCCGCGCCCGCTCGTTGGTGAATATCGAGGGCGGCGTGAAGGGGGCAAAGGCCAGCGGCAACAGCTTCTCGTTCACCAGGCGTAAAGAACTCGGCTCGTTGATCACCGGCACGCTGGCGGTGGCCCGCTCCAAGACGAACGTGGCGGCCAAATAGGCGGCATCGACCGGCGGGTCCTTGCGCATCAGCACGAGGTCGAAGTCCTCGAGCGGGCTGTCACCGAGGTCAGCGAGCCGGTAGAAGGGCCGCTCGGCCAGGTTCAGCGTAATGGCACGGGCGCGGGCGCAGGCGCGGGCGCCGTCGAGATACAGGTCGCCGATCGTGGTAATGGCGTTTTGGTGACCGCGGCGAGCGGCCTCCTCCATCATCAGTAGCGAGGTCTCGGTCTCTAAATTGAGGGTATCGAGCGGGTCGATGACATAGAGCAAGCGCATGCGGTCTCCCTGGCTAGGCGTCGGGGCTGGATTGTACGGCATACACAGAGGCGGCGGAAGGACGTGGCGTGTCTAGTTGGCGGCGCACGTCTGGGTGACTTTGCGGCATCCGGCTCTTGCTCGCACCAGCACGGTTCGCAGATAATTCGCGCCTACGCCGGGCAGACAGACATGGCGCCGCATACGGTACTCGTGGTTGATGATGAGCCCGCCAGTCTGCGTGCGGTTCAGCGCGCGCTCAGCGCCGAGCATCGCGTGCTGCTGGCCAACAGCGGGCCGGAAGGCCTGCGTCTGCTGGCCGCCGAGCCCGTATCAATCATCATCGCCGACCACCGCATGCCGGAGATGACCGGCACCGAGTTCTTGGCGCGCTGCAGTGCTTTGTGTCCGGAGACGATTCGAATCCTGCTCACCGGTTACACCGACGTCGAGACGGTGATCGCTGCCATCAACGACGGCCAGGTCTACTACTATCTCACCAAGCCGTGGGCGCCGCACGAATTACAGCTGGTGGTGCGGCGCGGATTCGAGCGCTACCAAGCCGAGCAGGAGCGGCGCCGGCTGCTGCACGAACTCGAACAGGCGTGCGCCAAAGCGCGCCGTGAAGCCGAACAGAAGGGCCGCTTGTTGACCTTGGCGGCACACGAGCTGGGCACGCCGCTGCACGTGCTGCTCAACGCCCTCGATCTACTGGCGGCCGCCGATCTCCCGGAAGCGGCCGCAAACTGGCTGGAAACGGCCCAGCGCAACAGCGCCTGGCTGGCGCGCGGCCTGGCGCAAATGACGGCGGCCGCACGCGCCGGCAGCAACGGCTTGCGCTTGCATCGCACCGCGGTGCGGCTGCCGGCACTGTGGTCGGCGCTGCACGACGAGCTGCGGTCGCGGCTGGCGACTCGCGCCGTGGCGCTGGTGGCGGAGTTCCCCGGCGACTTGCCGGTGGTCGACGCCGACGAGCGCTGGCTGCGCCACGCTCTCGCCAGCCTGGTGTCGAACGCGGTGCGCTTCACTCCTGACGGCGGTCAGGTGTCGCTCCGGGCCGAGGTGGAAGCGGGCGCCGTTGCCCTGGCGGTGCGCGACAGCGGCATCGGCATAGCTCCGCAACACCTCGAAGAGATCTTCGAGCCCTTCTCGGCCGCCGGCGGCGACCCGTTCCTGCACATGTCCGGCTCGCTCGCCTTTGGTGCTCGCGGGCTCGGGCTGGGGCTGGCGATCACACGGGCCATCGTCGCGCAGCACGGCGGCAGCCTGCGTGTGGATAGCCGCCCGCAAGCGGGCAGTTGCTTCACCATGGTGCTGCCGCTGCACGCCACAGGTGTGTCGGGCGCAAAAATTGAGTAATATACCGCGCGTGACCAGCGCGGCGCGCAAAGAGATAGTGGCTCCCGACCTTCGCGGCGACACCCGCTGCGCGCATTGCGGCCGGGTCGTGAGGGAGACCGTGCATACGCGCACCGGCTACCGCGTCGATTACTACGAACTGCACACCGGGAGCGTGGAAGAAGCGACCTATCGCCGTGGTGAAGATGGCCCCGTGCAGGTCTACCAGCGCCTGCTGGTGCCGGAGCTGGTCATCACCTGTGCCGATTGTTATCGCCAGCCCGCAGTGCAGGACGAACGCGAGCAGCGTTTCCGCCCCGAGGCCTACGAGCCGGCCGAGGAGGCTTCGGCGTGATCGACGAGGGCGTCCGCGGCTTCCCGTGCTTCTATACCTTCAAGGTGTTCGGCCGGCGCGACGACGCCTTTTGCGAGCGCGTGCGCGCCGTTGTCGCTGCCAGAGCCGGTGCCGTTGCCCTCGATAGCGTTAGAGTGCGCACCAGCGAGCACGGCAAGTACCTCTGCATTTCAATCCTCACCCACCTCCACAGCCGAGATCAGATGGAGTTGATTTACGGCGACTTGCGCGCCGAACAGGATGTGTTGCTTTGCCTCTGAGCGGGGGCGGCGATGAAACAGGTCAAGCAGTCACACCTGGCCGGCAACTGGTACGAAGGCAGCGCCAGCCGGCTCGAGCGTCAGATCAACGCATTACTGGAGGCGGCGGACCAGGGCGGGCCGCGAATGCGCGAGCAACCGCCGGTGGGGGTGGTGGTGCCGCACGCCGGCTATGTGTACTCGGGAGCAACCGCGGCGGTGGCCTACAGCTGCTTGCGTGCATGGCCTTATCGGCGGGCCGTGATCTTGGCGCCCAGTCACTTCGTCTATCTACACGGGGCGGCGACGCTGGCAGTGGATGCATTCGCCACGCCGCTGGGTGAGGTCGCCGTCGACCGCCCGGCGCAGGACGAGAACTGCACACACCCGCTGGTGCAGGTTGATGATCGCGCCTACCGCCGGGAGCACGCGCTTGAAATCCAGCTACCGCTGCTGCAACGCGTGCTGCCACAGGCGGCGATCGTACCGCTGCTGTTGGGGACATTGGCGGCGGCTGATTTGGAGGAGTTCGCCGGCGTGCTGCAACGACTGGCGGGGCCGCACACTATCTTCATTGTGAGTTCGGACTTCACCCACTACGGAGCCCAGTTCGATTACTTGCCGTTCCCGGCTAACAACGCTGAGCAAGTGCGCGAGCGCTTGCGCGCCCTCGACCTCGGCGCCATCGAGCACGTCCTGGCCGGTGATCTCGCCGGCTTTCGCCAATACGTCGCCGACACCGGCATCACCATCTGCGGCCGGGTCCCGATCAGCACCTTCCTGGCCTGGCATGGCCGCGGCCCACGCGGACAGCTGTTGGCATACACCAGCTCGCTCGAACTGACCGGCGACTTCGAGCACAGCGTGAGTTACGCCGCCCTCGCCTTCGCCTGACACTGCGACGCCGCCCCGGCCGTTCGCAGGAGCCCCCGCCACCAGCGCGCCCACCAGGTAGTGACGAAACGCGTAACCCCATCGTCTCGATAGGCTTGCCCTACCAGCCACCGGCTAGCCAGGAACCCGCTCGGCGGCGGCCCGTGCAATTTGGGCAGGATGCGGCAGCAGATAGACCGCCACCGCCGCCGCCAGGAAGACGGCGACGTGGAGCATGAACGCCAGCTGATAATTCCCGCTCACGTCGTAAATCCGTCCCGTCAGCACCGGGCCGGCAGCGCCGCCCAGCGTGGCGGCAATCATGATCAGACCGAGAATTTTGCCGAAAGCGAGCAACCCGAAACACTCGCCGACCAGCAACGGAAACAGCACGGCGATACCACCGAGCCCCATCCCGTAAGTCACCACGAACAGCGGCAGCGCCGCCGTTGACTCGATGCGCAAGAGTATCGCTGTACCCAGGCCGGAGAGCAGCAAGGCGGCCGTCAGAATTCCGCGCTTGCCCGCGCTGTCGGCGACGTAGCCGACGATGACGCGGCCGGCGACGCTAGCGCCGATCGTGATCCCCAGCGCCGCCGCGGCCGTTCCGCCCTCGAATCCCGCATCACGCAAGTGCGCAACGAAATGGCCGATGATCGACAACGACGCAAAGGTCCACAGGAAGTGCGCCAAGGCCAGGGTCCAAAATACGCTGGTCCGCAGCGCCTGCCCCAACTCAACTCCAGCACTGCCGCCCGTGGCGCCGTCGCTTGCCGCCGAGGCGTCGGTGTCGCCGTCCGGCAAGACCCCCATATCCGCGGGACGGCTGCGTACGACCGCCAGAACCACCGTCACCACCACCACCAAGATCAGTCCCCCCAATGTGCCGAAGGCCACGCGCCATCCGAGCCGAGCGATGAGGAGCGCTGCCAGCGGCGCCATGACCAGACCGCCGAAGCCGATCCCGGTCAACGCGATGCCCATCGCCAGACCGCGCTTCTTGGTGAACCAGTTCGCAATCAGCGCCTGATTCGGAATCCAGGCCACGCAGGTGATCCCAACCGCCGCCAGTGCGTTGAGCACATAGAGCTGCCAGATGGAGCCGATGAGGCCGAACAGGGCGAAAGCCCCGCCCATGAGCAGAGCACCACCGGTCATCACCGTGCGCGAACCGTACTTGTCGATCCACATACCGACCAGCGGCGAGGTCAGCCCGCTCACGACCGCGGCGACCGCGCTGCCGGCCGCAATCGCCGCCCGGCTCCAACCGAAATGCTCCTGTAACGGCACCAGAAACACCGGCGGCGCATACAAACCGACCCCGACCGTGACGAACAGGACGAGAAACGAGCACGCGACAATCCACCAACCGTAGAAGGTACCGTCCCGCGCGATGGCCGTCTGCTGAGAAGTGTTCATGACCCATGGTGCCTACTACGTGGCGGAGGCGGTGGGAAGCAGAAAGTGACCATTTCGGCCTCCACGAGCGCGCTTACCCACAAAACGGCCTGGTGAGCACGAGAGGAAGCTCGCCGCGGCCGGGGCAGGCGCGGTTCAGCGTCCGCTCGCGGAATCCCGCGCGCCGGCGGGCTACTGCATAAGCCAGGATCGCACCCCGGCCGCGAGGTGGCCGCGGTGGTCGGGCTCCTACAGCTGCAACACCTTACGGATCTCGCGTAACAGGGCGATGTTGTCCGAGTGGCCGGTGCGGCGCGCGCTGACGAAGCCGCGCAGCGGCCGGCCCAACAAATAGAGATCACCCATGATGTCGAGAATCTTGTGGCGGGCGAACTCGTTGGGAAAACGCAGGGCTGTGTTCACCACCTTTTCCTCATCGATCAAGATGCAGTTGTCCAAGCGCCCGCCGCTCGCCAAGCCCATCGACGCCAGCGCCTTCATGTCCTTGAGAAAGGCGAAGGTGCGCGCCGGCGCGATCTCATCGCGAAAGGCACTGGCGTCCTTGAGCACGAAGGTGTGCTCCTGGCGCCCCACCGGCGGCGGGTATTCGAGGGTGTAGGCGACACCGAAGGTGTGCGCCGGCTCTATCCAGATGGCCTCGCCCTGCCCCGCGGGGTCGCCGGCCGCGATGCGGCGGTCGATCACGATCGGCTCGACCGTGCCGGCTTGCTCTTCGAGGCCGACGCTCTCGATCAGCCGGCAGAACTCGCGCGCCGAGCCGTCCATCGCCGGCACCTCGTTGTGGATCTTGATCAACAGGTTAGTGATGCCGTAGGCGTGCAGCGTCGCCAGCAGGTGCTCGACCGTCTTGACGGTGATGCCGCCGCGGTGAACGGTGGTGGCGTAGCCGGTGGAATCGACGTAGTCCAACAACGCCGGCACGTTTTCGTCCGACGACACGGTGGCGAAGACGATGCCGCTGCCGGGCGGCATCGGCTGCAAGATCAGGCCGGTCTTGCTGCCGGTGTGCAGGCCGTGGCCGCTGGCCACCACCCCGCGGCGCAGCGTGCGCTGGCGGCGCGCGCCGATTCCCAGCGCCGCCCCGTGGCCCGCGGCCTCATTCACCGGCAGTGAGTTGTCTCCCACCGGCGCCGATTGTCCGAGCGCCGCATGATGGTCGAGGGCACGAGTAACCACCCGCAGCAGCCCCTCGAGCGAGAACGGCTTCTCGATGAAGTCGAAGGCGCCCAGCTTGGTCGCTTTGACCGCGGTTTCGATGTTGCCGTGCCCGGAGATCATCACCACCTCGGGCGACTCGGGCTCGGCCCGTAACCGCTCGAGCAGCTCGATGCCGTCCATTTCCGGCATCCAGATATCGAGCAGCACCAGCTCCGGGCGCTCGTGCTGCAACACTGCCAGTGCCTGCCGGCCATCCTCCGCTTCCAGCACCCGCAACCCTTCGTCAGCCAACACGCCCCGGACCGCGGCGCGAATCTCGGCCTCGTCATCCACCACCAACACCGTCGCCATGCTTCCTCCTTAGCTACCCACGTGCGTTGTGAGCCTGCAGCAATCGACCGCCAAGCTACGCCCAGGCCAGTCTAGTGGATAGAGGCCGGCCCCGGCCCAGCTTCGGCGCCGGTCCGTGCATCCGGCCTTCATATCCGCGCCCCGCCCACGCGCGCCAGCGGCAGGCGGCGGCGCAGCGGGAATTCGATGATGAACTTGCTGCCGTGCGGCGCGTTGTCGCGCACGCGGATGTAAGCCTGATGGTCGGCGACGATGGCGGAGACGATCGCCAGGCCGAGCCCGGTGCCGTCCTTCTTGGTGGAGAAATACGGCTCGAAGATGCGATGCTTCACCGCCGCGCTGATGCCGGTGCCGCTGTCGGCCAGCTCGAGGCGCACCAAGCCGGCGCGGGCCTCGAAGCCGGTGGCGATGGCGATTCGCCCGCGCTCACCCGGCACCGCCGCGCAGGCGGCCACGGCGTTGTCGAGCAGGTTGACCACGGCGCGCTTGATGGCTTCGCGATCGAGTTCGAGCGCGGGCAGCTCCGCCGCCGGCGCCCAGTCGAAGTCGATCTCGCGATGGCCCTCGCGGAACAACACCAGCGCCTCCTCGACCACCTCGTTGAGGTTCTGCGCGCTCAGCTCCGCCGCCGGCATGCGCGCGAAGGTGGAGAACTCGTTGACCATCTTCTTCAGCTCCTCGACCTGCCGGATGATGGTGCGCGTGCACTCGTCGAAGACGGCGTCGTCCTGCCGATCGAGCTGGCTGCTGTAACGCTTGCGCAAGCGCTGCGCCGAGAGCTGAATCGGCGTCAGCGGGTTCTTGATCTCGTGCGCGATCCGGCGCGCCACTTCGCGCCACGCCTCCATGCGCTCGACCCGCAGCAAGTGGCTGACGTCCTCGAAGAACACCATCCAGCCCAGCGGCGCCCCGGCATCATCGCGCAGGGTGGTCGCGGTTACCAGCGCGGTTACCACCCGCTCGCCGCCGCTGAACTTGAGCTGCCGCTCGGCCTCCGACTCGCCGCCATCGATCACCTGCCCGACCAGTTCGCCGACCTTGCGCAGATCGGAGCGGGCGAACACCTCGCGCCATGAGCCGCCGATCACCTCGGGCGCGCGCAAGCCGACCATGCCCGTGACCGCCCGGTTGACGGTGGTGACGATGCCGCTGTCGGCGATCGCGATCACACCGGCGGTGACGTTGGCGAGAATGTTCTCGATGTAGCGCCGCCGCTCGTCCAACTCCGAGTGAATAGTCTTGAGCTCGGCGGTCATGCGGTTGAAGGAGTCGACCAGGGTGGCGATCTCTTCATCGCCGCCGCTGGCAATGCGGAAGTCCCAGTTGCCGCGGGCGAGCTCGCGCGTGCCTTCGGCCACGCGCTGAATCGGCACGGTGATCCCCTTGGCGAGATAAAAGCCGAACCAAGTAGCGGAGAATATCACCACCAGGGTGATCAGGAACAACGTCAAGATGTAGCCGTTCTTGATCGGCTGCTTCATGGTCTTCAGCTGGCGGTATTCCTGGTACGAGCGCGAGATGTCTTGCGCGGTGCGGCTGACGTGGCGCGGCACCACTTCGCCGACGACGAGCGCGCCGATGATCTTGCCGTCGGCGCCGGTGAGCGGCATGCCGCCGCGGACCAAGTCGCCTTTGCTGACCCGTTGCGTGCCGGTGCTGGCCTGGCCGCCGAGCAGCTCATCGAGCATGTCGCTCGGCGCCGCCGGCACCGTGGCGCCGGCCGGTTCGGTCTGGGCCACGCTGACCACGGCTTCACGGCCGGCATCGAACACCTCGATGCTGCTGAGGTTGAGTTCGCGCAGTTTCTCGGCGAGGAACTCGCGCAAGGCCGCCCGCCGCGACGAGCCCCACAGGCCGCGCTGGGCGACTTGCTCGCCGAGAACGCGGGCGAAGTGCACACTGTCGTTGCCGGTGGCCTGGTAATACGACTGCGCCACGTCGAGCGAGCCGGCGAGCGAACTCTCCACCCGCACGCTGAACCAGTTCTCGATCGCGGTGTTGAGGAAGCCTTGCGCCACCAGAAACAACAGCAGCGTCGGAAACAGCGTCAGGCTGACGAACGCCAGCACCAGGCGCGTGCGCAAACGCGAGCCCAGGATGCGCTGGCGCCGCTCGAACAGCAGCTTCACCAGGTTGCGGGTGACCAGGAACACCAGCAGGATGAGCAGGATGAGATTGAGGTTGATCAGCAGGAAGAAGATGATGTTGCCTGAGAGCGACGAGCTGTTGCTGAACTGCGGCAGCCGGGTCTCAAACAGGGCGAGCACCAACACCACCAGTGCGGTGACGACGATGACGGCCGCCTCGCGACGGCGGCGCCGCCGTTCGTCAAGCGCCAGGATCGGCCGCTCAGGCCACAGGCTACGCCAGCGCAACATAAGCCAACGGTGGTATTCTACGAGGGACTCCGCAGCGCCGCAAGAACGGCGGCGTCAGCGCCGCAGCAGGTACAGCACCAGGCTCAGCAGCGCGCTGATCAGCAGGCTGGTGGTCAGCGGCAGGTAGAAGCGCAAGTGCTCGCGCTCGATGTGGATGTCGCCCGGCAGGCGCCCCGGCCAGGGCAGCTTGTCGGCGCAGAGCAGCGCCGCGCCGGCCGCCACCAGCACAATGCCGCATCCGATCAGAACCCAACCGAAGTTGCTCATCGCTCACTTGGAAAACAGCCTTCCCTGCAATGGCCCGGGCCGCGACGTGCGGCCGAAGTGGTCGTGCGCCAGCGCTGTCGCCATGCGGCCCGTGGGCGTGCGGCTGAGATAGCCTTCCTGAATCAAGAACGGCTCGTAGACATCTTCAATCGTGTCGCGCTCTTCGCCCACTGCTGCCGCCAAGGTGTCGAGACCGACGGGTCCGCCGTTGAACTTGTCGATGATGGCGAGCAGGATCGCCCGGTCCATCTTGTCGAAACCGCGGTGGTCGACCTCGAGCATGGCCAGCGCCCCATCCGCCACCGGGCGCGAGATGATGCCGTTGGCGCGCACTTGGGCATAGTCGCGCACGCGCCGCAGCAAGCGGTTGGCGATCCGCGGCGTGCCGCGGGCGCGGCGCGCGATCTCCAGCGCGCCCTCGTCCTCGATCGGCACGCTGAGAATCGCGGCCGAGCGCCGGACGATCTGCACCAGCTCGTCGGGGTTGTAGAAGTCCAGCCTGAAGGTAGCGCCGAAGCGATCGCGCAGCGGCGAGGTCAGCAATCCCGCGCGCGTGGTCGCGCCGATCAAGGTGAAACGCTTGAGGTCGAGCTTGATCGAGCGCGCCGCCGGGCCCTGCCCGATCATCAGGTCGATTTGGAAGTCCTCCATGGCCGGATAGAGGATTTCTTCCACGATCCGGCTGAGGCGGTGAATCTCGTCGATGAAGAGGACATCGCCGGCGTCGAGGTTGGTGAGAATCGCGGCCAAATCGCCGGGGCGCTCGATCACGGGCCCGGAGGTGGAGCGGATGTTGACGCGCATCTCGCGCGCGATGATGTGCGCCAGCGAGGTCTTACCCAAGCCGGGAGGGCCGCACAACAGCAAGTGATCGAGGGAATCGCCACGCGCCTGCGCCGCGGCGATCGCGATGCGCAGGTTGGCCTTGACCTGTTCCTGACCAACGTAGTCACCGAGCGTGGGCGGGCGCAGCGTGGTATCGAGCGCGACGTCCTCGTCGCCGCCCGCTGG from Deltaproteobacteria bacterium includes these protein-coding regions:
- the gshB gene encoding glutathione synthase, producing the protein MRLLYVIDPLDTLNLETETSLLMMEEAARRGHQNAITTIGDLYLDGARACARARAITLNLAERPFYRLADLGDSPLEDFDLVLMRKDPPVDAAYLAATFVLERATASVPVINEPSSLRLVNEKLLPLAFAPFTPPSIFTNERARMREFVARHGRSILKPLADCSGRGIVILPDPEAVPPDLGGQFVLVQQYIDAVIEGDKRIFVLAGRPLGAVNRIPRGPLQLANIHQGAIVAPTSITRRDQEIIDAIAPTLISRGLWMAGIDVIGGYLTEINVTSPSAVRQINAVSGSNIERELVDFLESKARRR
- a CDS encoding hybrid sensor histidine kinase/response regulator, whose amino-acid sequence is MAPHTVLVVDDEPASLRAVQRALSAEHRVLLANSGPEGLRLLAAEPVSIIIADHRMPEMTGTEFLARCSALCPETIRILLTGYTDVETVIAAINDGQVYYYLTKPWAPHELQLVVRRGFERYQAEQERRRLLHELEQACAKARREAEQKGRLLTLAAHELGTPLHVLLNALDLLAAADLPEAAANWLETAQRNSAWLARGLAQMTAAARAGSNGLRLHRTAVRLPALWSALHDELRSRLATRAVALVAEFPGDLPVVDADERWLRHALASLVSNAVRFTPDGGQVSLRAEVEAGAVALAVRDSGIGIAPQHLEEIFEPFSAAGGDPFLHMSGSLAFGARGLGLGLAITRAIVAQHGGSLRVDSRPQAGSCFTMVLPLHATGVSGAKIE
- a CDS encoding DUF493 domain-containing protein, with the translated sequence MIDEGVRGFPCFYTFKVFGRRDDAFCERVRAVVAARAGAVALDSVRVRTSEHGKYLCISILTHLHSRDQMELIYGDLRAEQDVLLCL
- the amrB gene encoding AmmeMemoRadiSam system protein B, whose amino-acid sequence is MKQVKQSHLAGNWYEGSASRLERQINALLEAADQGGPRMREQPPVGVVVPHAGYVYSGATAAVAYSCLRAWPYRRAVILAPSHFVYLHGAATLAVDAFATPLGEVAVDRPAQDENCTHPLVQVDDRAYRREHALEIQLPLLQRVLPQAAIVPLLLGTLAAADLEEFAGVLQRLAGPHTIFIVSSDFTHYGAQFDYLPFPANNAEQVRERLRALDLGAIEHVLAGDLAGFRQYVADTGITICGRVPISTFLAWHGRGPRGQLLAYTSSLELTGDFEHSVSYAALAFA
- a CDS encoding MFS transporter, encoding MNTSQQTAIARDGTFYGWWIVACSFLVLFVTVGVGLYAPPVFLVPLQEHFGWSRAAIAAGSAVAAVVSGLTSPLVGMWIDKYGSRTVMTGGALLMGGAFALFGLIGSIWQLYVLNALAAVGITCVAWIPNQALIANWFTKKRGLAMGIALTGIGFGGLVMAPLAALLIARLGWRVAFGTLGGLILVVVVTVVLAVVRSRPADMGVLPDGDTDASAASDGATGGSAGVELGQALRTSVFWTLALAHFLWTFASLSIIGHFVAHLRDAGFEGGTAAAALGITIGASVAGRVIVGYVADSAGKRGILTAALLLSGLGTAILLRIESTAALPLFVVTYGMGLGGIAVLFPLLVGECFGLLAFGKILGLIMIAATLGGAAGPVLTGRIYDVSGNYQLAFMLHVAVFLAAAVAVYLLPHPAQIARAAAERVPG
- the lpxC gene encoding UDP-3-O-[3-hydroxymyristoyl] N-acetylglucosamine deacetylase, which encodes MATVLVVDDEAEIRAAVRGVLADEGLRVLEAEDGRQALAVLQHERPELVLLDIWMPEMDGIELLERLRAEPESPEVVMISGHGNIETAVKATKLGAFDFIEKPFSLEGLLRVVTRALDHHAALGQSAPVGDNSLPVNEAAGHGAALGIGARRQRTLRRGVVASGHGLHTGSKTGLILQPMPPGSGIVFATVSSDENVPALLDYVDSTGYATTVHRGGITVKTVEHLLATLHAYGITNLLIKIHNEVPAMDGSAREFCRLIESVGLEEQAGTVEPIVIDRRIAAGDPAGQGEAIWIEPAHTFGVAYTLEYPPPVGRQEHTFVLKDASAFRDEIAPARTFAFLKDMKALASMGLASGGRLDNCILIDEEKVVNTALRFPNEFARHKILDIMGDLYLLGRPLRGFVSARRTGHSDNIALLREIRKVLQL
- a CDS encoding PAS domain S-box protein yields the protein MLRWRSLWPERPILALDERRRRRREAAVIVVTALVVLVLALFETRLPQFSNSSSLSGNIIFFLLINLNLILLILLVFLVTRNLVKLLFERRQRILGSRLRTRLVLAFVSLTLFPTLLLFLVAQGFLNTAIENWFSVRVESSLAGSLDVAQSYYQATGNDSVHFARVLGEQVAQRGLWGSSRRAALREFLAEKLRELNLSSIEVFDAGREAVVSVAQTEPAGATVPAAPSDMLDELLGGQASTGTQRVSKGDLVRGGMPLTGADGKIIGALVVGEVVPRHVSRTAQDISRSYQEYRQLKTMKQPIKNGYILTLFLITLVVIFSATWFGFYLAKGITVPIQRVAEGTRELARGNWDFRIASGGDEEIATLVDSFNRMTAELKTIHSELDERRRYIENILANVTAGVIAIADSGIVTTVNRAVTGMVGLRAPEVIGGSWREVFARSDLRKVGELVGQVIDGGESEAERQLKFSGGERVVTALVTATTLRDDAGAPLGWMVFFEDVSHLLRVERMEAWREVARRIAHEIKNPLTPIQLSAQRLRKRYSSQLDRQDDAVFDECTRTIIRQVEELKKMVNEFSTFARMPAAELSAQNLNEVVEEALVLFREGHREIDFDWAPAAELPALELDREAIKRAVVNLLDNAVAACAAVPGERGRIAIATGFEARAGLVRLELADSGTGISAAVKHRIFEPYFSTKKDGTGLGLAIVSAIVADHQAYIRVRDNAPHGSKFIIEFPLRRRLPLARVGGARI
- a CDS encoding DUF2905 domain-containing protein gives rise to the protein MSNFGWVLIGCGIVLVAAGAALLCADKLPWPGRLPGDIHIEREHLRFYLPLTTSLLISALLSLVLYLLRR
- the ruvB gene encoding Holliday junction branch migration DNA helicase RuvB, producing the protein MSEPERLITPAGGDEDVALDTTLRPPTLGDYVGQEQVKANLRIAIAAAQARGDSLDHLLLCGPPGLGKTSLAHIIAREMRVNIRSTSGPVIERPGDLAAILTNLDAGDVLFIDEIHRLSRIVEEILYPAMEDFQIDLMIGQGPAARSIKLDLKRFTLIGATTRAGLLTSPLRDRFGATFRLDFYNPDELVQIVRRSAAILSVPIEDEGALEIARRARGTPRIANRLLRRVRDYAQVRANGIISRPVADGALAMLEVDHRGFDKMDRAILLAIIDKFNGGPVGLDTLAAAVGEERDTIEDVYEPFLIQEGYLSRTPTGRMATALAHDHFGRTSRPGPLQGRLFSK